From Camelina sativa cultivar DH55 chromosome 20, Cs, whole genome shotgun sequence, the proteins below share one genomic window:
- the LOC104768428 gene encoding protein SLOW GREEN 1, chloroplastic — protein MASLAKFHYCDQTLHLRLNPHRKPQPKPVSYRILQKPPPSRAIRAASSSSSSSNPKPSFLKTTYVTLTTAAVFFSASLHIATKPATAATLVSPPPPQQSTAADLSSDQKEEEEAALEMRLANNPNDVEALQSLMKIKFQTKHHQHGLEILNRLIEIEPEEQEWRILKAQVQTYGGDFDSATKGFEEVLAKDPFRVEAYQGLVMAYTESESKLSEVESRINEAIEKCKKENKKKDVRDFMLLIAQIRVIKGNPIEALRVYQELVKDEPRDFRPYLCQGLIYTLMKKKDEAEKQFEEFRRLVPENHPYKEYFDANVLNTNKL, from the coding sequence ATGGCGTCTCTGGCCAAGTTTCACTACTGTGACCAAACACTCCACCTCCGACTCAACCCTCACCGTAAACCCCAGCCCAAACCTGTTTCATACCGAATCTTACAAAAACCTCCTCCGTCTCGCGCCATCAGAgctgcttcttcgtcttcatcatcctcaaaccctaaaccctctTTCCTCAAAACCACCTACGTAACCCTAACAACAGCCGCCGTTTTTTTCTCCGCTTCCCTCCACATCGCCACCAAACCCGCCACCGCAGCAACTCTCGTCTCACCTCCTCCGCCACAACAATCCACCGCGGCGGATCTCTCTTCCgatcaaaaggaagaagaagaagcagcgcTGGAGATGCGTCTCGCTAACAATCCAAACGACGTCGAAGCGCTTCAGTCTCTGATGAAAATCAAATTCCAAACCAAACACCACCAACACGGTTTAGAGATTCTAAACCGTTTAATCGAAATCGAACCGGAAGAACAAGAATGGCGGATCTTGAAAGCTCAGGTGCAAACCTACGGCGGCGATTTCGACTCAGCGACCAAAGGATTCGAAGAGGTTCTAGCTAAAGATCCGTTTCGCGTCGAAGCTTACCAAGGACTAGTAATGGCTTACACGGAATCCGAATCCAAGCTATCAGAGGTCGAGAGCAGAATCAACGAAGCGATTGAGAAATGCAAGaaggagaacaagaagaaagatgTTAGAGACTTCATGTTGTTGATTGCACAGATTAGGGTTATAAAAGGGAATCCGATTGAAGCACTTAGGGTTTATCAAGAACTGGTGAAAGATGAGCCTAGAGATTTCAGACCGTATCTATGTCAAGGTCTGATTTAtacattgatgaagaagaaagatgaagcaGAGAAGCAGTTTGAAGAGTTTAGGAGATTGGTTCCTGAGAATCATCCTTACAAAGAGTACTTTGATGCTAATGTGCTTAATACTAACAAGCTTTGA